TCGACCATGGATCGCAGGGATCCTCACCCGCCATGGCCTGCATCATCAAAGCGGTGTCGGCGACGGTGCGCGTGGTCGGCGTGACATAGGTCTGGTTGCCGAAGGCATCCTGCACCTGGCTGTGCGGGATCACGCCGTTGCTCTGCTTCAGGCCGACGACACCGTTGCAGGCTGCGGGTATCCGGGTCGAGCCGCCGCCATCGGTTGCGATTGCCAGCGGTGCGATGCCGCTCGCAACCGCCACCGCGGCGCCGCCGCTGGAGCCTCCGGAGGAGCGCTCGGCACTCCAGGCGTTGCGGGTGCGGCCGAACAACGGCGAGTCGGTCAGGCATTTCGAGCCGAATTCCGGCGTCGTGGTCTTGCCGATCAGGATCGCGCCATGGGCGCGCAGCCGTGCCACCGCCACGGCGTCCTCCTCCGGCACATTGTCCTTATAGGGAACGGCGCCGAAGGTGGTCTTCACACCCTTGGTGTTGACGATGTCCTTGATGGTAACGGGAATGCCGTGAAGCAGGCCGAGCGGCTCACCCGCCATCACCTTGCGCTCCGCCTCCCGCGCCTGGACCAGCGCTTCGTCGGCGCACAGCGTGATGAAACAGTTCAGCTTCGGCTGCAATGCTTCGGCGCGGGCGAGCACCGCGCGCGTGATCTCGACTGGCGAGGCCTGCTTGCGGACAATGAGGTCGCGGAGATCAACCGCGGACAGCAGGCAGAGGTCGCCGTTCATCGTCAAACCATGCTCCGGAAAGCCGGCCGCCGTTGGCCAATGGCATTGACAGCGAGAATGACACCCATGTTAACTCGCCGTCCAATACGATTTTGACGACCAACCCATACGTTTTCAGTATGCCTATGGATCTTCGCCGGCTGCGCTACTTCGTGGCGGTGGCCGAAGAGCGCAGCGTCGGCAAGGCCGCAGAGCGGTTGCGGATGGCGCAGCCGCCGCTCTCGGTCCAGATTCGCAAGCTCGAGGCCGAGCTCGGCACGCCCCTGTTCCATCGCGGCACCCGCGGCATGGATCTCACTGAGGCGGGGCTCGCGCTGTTGTCGCGGGCAAGCGAAGCCCTTGCGCTCGCCGCCGAGGGCATCGAGGCCGCGCGCGCCGTGGCGGCCGGGCGGCGCGGTCGCCTCGCGGTCGGATACATGTTCGTCCTTGCGAATGCGGTCCTGCCGCGGCTCGTTCCGGAATTGCGCCGGTCGCTGCCGGGAGTCGATCTCGACTTCGTCGAGTTGAGCGCATCGACACGCGAGAGCATGCTGCTCGACCGGACCGTCGCTGCCGCCCTGTGCATGCCCGCAATCCGCCATCCCGAAATTCAGGCAAGCCAGATCGGCAGCCAGCGGCTGATGCTTGCCGTTCCGGCGCGCTCGCCGCTCGCTCGGCTTGCGGCCGTGCCGGTGACGAGATTGCAGGGGCGACCGCTCATCGCGCTGCCGCGGCCGGACGAAGAGCCGACCTCCTCCGCGGTCGCGGCGCTGTTGCGACGGCATCAGGTGGTGATGCCGATCGCGAGCCGGGTCGAGACCGTGCACTCCGCGCTCAGCCTCGTTCTGGCCGGCGAAGGCGTTGCGATCCTTCCGGCCTGCGCACAGCTTGCTTCACCGCGCGGCATCGTCTTCAGGCCATTCGTCGACGCTGCCGACGCCATCGAGATCGCGGTCTGCTGGCGGCGGGATTCGCTTAGCCCGCTCATCCGAAGCTTTGTCAAATGCGCCGAGAAGGTGGTCGCGCGGATCTGACGCGCGAAGAGCTACCAACGCCAGTTGATCTCGCTCAGGCGCGGCGGATCGGCGCCAGGGCGGGTGCAGGTGAACCCGGCGCAATTGGCCGCGAAGGACAACGCGCGGCGCAGTTCGTCGGCGCTGATGTCCTCGAGCTGCTGCCGACGCAGCCGCCCCTGCTTGTGCAGGGCGAACAGCAGCGCCGCCTGAAAGCTGTCGCCGGCGCCGATCGTGTCCGCGACCGCCACCTTGGGGGCGGCGACCTCGATCTTCCCCGCCGTCTTGTGCCAAGCGACGGCGCCGTCGATGCCGCGGGTGATGACGACGAGGCTCGGGCCTTGTCCAAGCAGCGCATCGGCCTTCTGCTGGTATGGCTCGTCACCATAGAGATAAGTGAAGTCGACGTCGGACATGCGGACGATATCGGCGTTCGCCGCGAACTCGCCCATGCGCGCAACGTACGACGGCTTGTCCTTGACGAGGTTGGGCCGGCAGTTCGGATCGAACGAGATCGTCGAGGACGCCCTGGCGTCTGCGATCAGCGCCTTGGTCTCGGCCGCACCGGTATCGTTGACCAGCGTGGTCGAGCCGATATGCACCGCTTCGATGGTCTCGAACGGAATGGACCCGCGCCGATAGGTCCAGTTCCGTGTCGCGGTTTCGGCATCGTAGAAGGCGTAATGCGACTCGCCGGCAACGATGCGCACGAAAGCCAGTGTGGTCTGGTGATCGCTGCGCGTGGCGTACCGCAGCTCGACGTTCGACGCTTCGGCATGAGCCGCGATCATCTGCCCGAACATGTCGGTGGAGAGGCCGCCGACGAAACCGCTCGGCGCCCCCAACCGCGCCATGCCAATCGCGACGTTGAGACAGGAGCCGCCGACCGCGGGCATCACGGCCTCGCGGCCGTCGGCTGCACGCGTCGGCACGAAATCGATCAACGCATCGCCACAACTGAGCAGCATCACTTCAACCCTTGACCAGACAGCGTCAGCTCGAAGCCGGCCATCGCTTCGCGGCTGCCGCGATCGACATCCCGCAGCAGCTTATAAACATCGCGCTTGCGGCTGTGAAACCCGGCCATGCCCGGCGCCGTCGGCTCGCTGAGGCGGCCGAGCGCCGACATCTTGGCCATGGTCTCGCCGATCGAGGCAAAGGCGCCGCCGGCGACCGCACCGAGCATCGCGGCACCGAGCAGCACCGGCTCCCTGGTCTGCGGCAGCGCGACGGTCAGCCCCGTGGTGTCGGCCATGATCTGCCGCACCAGCGGACTGCGGCTCGCCCCACCGCCCATGATCATGATGCTGGAGTGAACGCCGTGCGCGGCAAAGGCTTCGATCACCTCGGCAAGACCGTAGGCAAGGCCGCAGAGCCCGGCGACGAACACGCGCTCCATCGCACCGATGTCGGTATCGAGGTCGAGGCCGGCGATCACCGCGCGCGTATCGGGATCGGCATAGGGCGAGCGGTTGCCGATGAACTCCGGGAGAACGTGGATATCGCGCGCCAGCAGCGCGGCACGGCTCACATCACCCGCGCGAGCGATGATGCGCTTTTCCAGGAAGTCGATGATATCAAGCCCGTCCTTGCGCGCGGCCGTGCTCGCCTCGGCATATCCCGCATGCGACCTCAGAAGGTGGTCGATTGCGGCTCCCGCAGCCGACTGCCCGCCCTCGTTCAACCAGAAATTCGGCACCATGCCGGAGTAATAGGGCCCCCACACGCCGGGGACGAAGCATGGTTCCGTGGTCGTCGCCATGATGCAGGCGGAGGTCCCCATGATGTAGGCGAGGCGGTCGCAGACGTCGGCGGTGCCGCCCGAGCCATCCCGTCCGCCGATTGCGCCGACGCCGCCGGCGTGGGCATCGATCAGCGATGCGCCGACCGGCGTGCCCACAGCCAATCCCAGATCAGCCGCCGCCGCGCGCGTCAGGCCGGAGCCGAGCCGCGTGCCGGGCGCAACGATCTCGGTGCCGATGCGGGCATATTTTTCGGCAACGAGATCCGACAGTCCGATGCGCTGGAAGAACGGCGCGCTCCAGCCGCCGCCATCATGCGCCAGATAGTTCCATTTGCAGGTCACCGTGCAGGTCGAGCGCTGAAGCGAACCGGTCGCGCGCCAGGTCAGATAGTCCGCGAGGTCGAAGAAATGGCCAGCGGCATCGAAACTCGGGCGCAAATGCCGCTTCAGCCACAAGAGTTTCGGCATCTCCATCTCGGGCGAGATCGACCCGCCGACATAGCGCAGCACATCGTCCTGCGTCTCGTTGATCAGACGCGCCTCGGTCGTGGCGCGGTGATCCATCCAGACGATGACGTTGCGCTGGCTGTCGCCGGAGGCGCTGACCGTGACCGGCTCGCCGTCCTTGCCGAGCACGACCAGCGAGCAGGTGGCATCGAACCCGATGCCTCTCACGGTATCAGGCGCTATCCCCGCCTCGGCCATGGCCGCGCGGACGGATTTGGAGCAAGCGTCCCAGATGTCCGACGACGACTGCTCGACGATATCGCCGGCCTCATGCCAAATCCTGATCGGATGCCGCGCGGTCGCCAGAAGATTCCCGGCCTCGTCAAAAACCCCTGCCCGCGTGCTGGTCGTCCCGACATCGACACCGATATACGCCTGCGGCATTGTCGCTCCCGTCAATTTTGACGAGGAGCCTACCAGCAAGTGTAACCGCCATCCACTAGCACGATGCTGCCCGTCATCAGGCTCGCGGCCTCGGAGCTCAGAAACAGCACGACCGAGGCGATCTCCTCCACCTGCCCCATCCGCGCCATCGGAGTTCCACCGATCCAGGCGTCGTACATTCTGGGATTGCTTTTCACGAAAGCGTTCAGCGGCGTTTCGATATAGGTCGGCGCCACCGCGTTGACGCGGATGCCCCGCGCGCCCCATTCGGCGGCGAGCGATTTGGTCAAATGATGCACCGCAGCCTTGGAGGCGTTATAGAAGCTCTGCTCCTGCGGCTTGTTGACGATGAAGCCCGACATCGAGCCGACATTGACGATGGTTCCCGCTTTCGCCTTCAGCATGTGCTTGCCGAATTCGCGGCAGCACCAGAAGGTCCCATTCAGATTGACGTCGATGACGTTGAGCCAGTGCTCGTCGGTCACGGTCTCCGCCGGGGTCTCGCTGCGGGCAATGCCGGCATTGTTGACGAGGATATCGACCTTGCCGTGACGGGCGACGAGCTCGTTCGCCACCTCGGCAACGCGCCTGGTATCGGTCACATCCATGACGACGGTCTCGGTATCGTAGCCCTTGGCCTTGAGGCCGGCTTGCGCGGCCTGCGCAACCTTGCCGTCACGATCGGCAATGATCACCTTGGCGCCGGCTTCCGCCAGTGCCTCCGCGCAGGCGAGCCCGATGCCCTGCCCGCCGCCGGTAATGATCGCGCTCTTGCCGTTCAGCTTGAATTTTTCCAGGTACATGTTGCTTTTTCCCGTTTCTTGTTCGCCCAGCTTGTCAGCCCCGGATCGCGTTGCCGCCTTCGTTGAAGCGGTGAATCCGTGCGGGGTCCGGCACCAGAGATACGCGGTCGCCGGCGCTCAGGCTCAACTCGCCGATATAGCGTGCCGTGAGCATGCCGAGCTGGCCGGCATCGACATAAAGAAAAGTGTCGCTGCCGAGATGCTCGGCGACCGCAATCGTGCCCGGCCAGCCACCTCCACCATCGCGCTCGATCTTCAAATGCTCGGGCCGCACGCCGATGGTGAACGCGCCGCGCTGAAGGGCAGACTCGCCGGTGACGAGGTTCATTTTCGGCGAGCCGATGAAGCCCGCGACGAACAGGTTGGCGGGCTTCTCATAGAGCTCGAGCGGTGAGCCATATTGCTCGATCTTCCCTCCGTTGAGCACGACGATCTTGTCGGCCATCGTCATGGCCTCGACCTGGTCATGGGTGACGTAGATCGCGGTGGTGCCGAGCTGCTTCTGAAGCCGCGTCACCTCGATCCGCATCTGCACGCGTAGCGCGGCGTCGAGGTTCGACAGCGGCTCGTCGAACAGGAACGCCTTGGGCTCTCGGACGATCGCGCGACCGATCGCAACGCGCTGGCGCTGGCCGCCGGAAAGCTCGCGCGGCTTGCGCTCGAGATAGGGGCTGAGATTGAGCGTCGCGGCCGCCGCCTCGACCTTGCGGTTGATCTCGTCCTTGGCGAGGCCCGCCATCTTGAGCCCAAAGCCGATATTGCCGCGCACGCTCATATGAGGATAAAGCGCGTAGGACTGAAACACCATCGACAGACCGCGCTTGGCGGGCGGAACGGCGACGACGTTCTTGCCGTCGATCAGGATCCGTCCATCGGTCACGTCTTCGAGCCCGGCGATCAGCCGCAGCAGCGTGGTCTTGCCGCAGCCGGAGGGGCCGACGAACACCACGAAGGAGCCGTCCGCGATGTCGAGATCGGCGCCCTTGATGATGTGGACGGGCCCGAAAGCTTTCTGAACGCCCTGAAGTGTAATCTGACCCATGACAGCGCCTTTTGTTACTTGACCGCGCCAAAGGTGAGCCCGCGGACGAGCTGCTTCTGGCTGAACCAACCGAGGACGAGAATGGGCGCGATCGCCAGCGTGGAAGCCGCCGACAATTTGGCCCAGAAGAGTCCTTCCGGACTCGAATAGGAGGCGATGAACACCGTCAGCGGAGCGGCCTCCAAAGTAGACAGATTGAGCGTCCAGAATGCCTCGTTCCAGGCAAGGATGAAGTTGAGCAGCATGGTCGACGCCAGGCCAGGGATCGCCATCGGCGTCAGCACATAGACAAGCTCGCGGCCGACCGTTGCGCCGTCCATCCGCGCGGCTTCCAGGATGTCGCGCGGAATCTCCTTGAAATAGGTGAAGAGCATCCAGATCACGATCGGCAGATTGCCGAGGCAGAGGATGAAGACGAGGCCGATGCGGGAGTCGAGCAGACCGAAGGTCTTGTAGATCAGGTAGATCGGCACGAGCACGCCGACCGGCGGCATCATCTTGGTCGAGAGCATCCAGAGCAGGATGTCCTTGGTGCGCTTGGTCGGCGAGAACGCCATCGACCAGGCCGCGGGGATCGCGATCAGGAGTGCAATCAGCGTCGAGCCACCGGCGATGATGATCGAGTTCAGCGCGTGGTGAATGTAGTCGCTGCGCTCCTGCACGGTCACGTAGTTTTCCAGGGTCCAGTGGAAGAACAGGAAGGACGGCGGAATGGCGAAGGCCTCGAGCTCGGTCTTGAAGCTCGCCAGGATCATCCAGAGGATCGGGAAGAAGATGAGAAAGCCGCACAGCCAGGCTGCTGCCGTCGAGACCGCCACCTGCCGTGTCGTTGCCATCCGCGCCATGTCTCATGCCTCCAGGTTGCGGCCGACGATGCGGACGAGGAAGAAGGCGACGATGTTGGCGATCACCACCGCGACCAGACCGCCGGCCGACGCGCTGCCCACGTCGAACTGGATCAGCGCCTGCGAATAGATCAGGAAGGCGATGTTGGTGGTCTGCAGGCCCGGACCGCCGCCCGTGGTGACGAAGATCTCCGCGAACACCGTCAGCAAGAAGATGGTCTCGATCAGGATCACCACGGTGATGGGGCGCGCCAGATGCGGCAGCGTGATGTAGATGAAGGTCGAGACTCCGCTCGCGCCGTCCATCTCGGCGGCCTCCTTCTGCTCCTCGTCGAGCGATTGCAGCGCGGTCAGGAGGATGAGGGTCGCAAAGGGCAGCCATTGCCAGGCCACGATCAGGATGATCGCGAACATCGGCACGTCGTTGAACCAGTCGATCGGCGTCAGACCGAAGCGCGTGGTGATCCAGGCGAACAGGCCGGAGACCGGATGCATCAACAGGTTCTTCCAGACCAGCGCGCTCACCGTCGGCATGACGAAGAACGGCGCGATCACCATCAGCCGCACGAAGTTGCGGCCGATCACGGGTTGATCGAGCAGCATCGCCAGCGGAATACCGAGCAGGATCGTCAGCGCCAGCACCGAGCCGACCAAGACCAGCGTGTTCTTGAGCGAGGCCAGGAAGGCGGGGTCGGTGAGGAAATAGCGAAAATTCTCAAGCCCGACGAATCGCTCGGAGCCAGGATCGAGCAGGCTGTAATGCAGCGTCGAGAAATAGAGCGTCAGCGCGAGCGGGACGATCATCCAGATGAACAGCAGGCCGACGGCCGGGGTCAGGAGCGACCGCGCAAGAAATTGCGTCTGCTTGGTTGCCATCCTCGCTCTCCGTTGGCGGAAATAAGGCGACCATCCATCCGCTTCGGTGGATGGTCGCTAGTTTGAGCTCACAGGAGGAAGAGCTCGGGTACGTCCTTACGTCTCGGATACGCTGTTACTTGATGTAGCCGGCGCGCTTCATCTCGCGCTCGGTCGAGGATTGCGCAGCCGCTAGTGCGGCGTCGACGGTCGTCGATCCCGCGAGCGCAGCCGAGAACTGCTGACCGACGGCGGTGCCGATGCCCTGGAATTCAGGGATCGCCGCGTATTGCACGCCGACGTAGGGCACGGGCTTCACCGTCGGCTTGTTCGGATCGGCGGAGTCGATCGAGGCCAGCGTTGGCTTCGCGAAGGGCGCGAGCTTGAGGTACTCCTCGTTCTGATAGAGCGAGGTCCGCGTGCCCGGCGGCACGCTGGCCCAGCCTTCCTTCGAGGCCACGAGCTTGGTGTAGTCCTTGCTCGTCGCCCAGGCGATGAACTTCTCGGCGGCTTCCGTCTTCTTCGAGCCGGCCGGGATCGCCAGACTCCAGGCCCACAGCCAGTTCGCGTTCTTGCCGAGCCCGGTGTTCGGCGCGAGCGCGAAGCCGACCTTGTCGGCGACCTTGGAGTCCTTCGGATTAGTCACCATCGACGCCGCGACCGTCGCATCGATCCATATCGCGCATTTGCCGGCGTTGAATAGTGCGAGGTTCTCGTTGAAGCCGTTTGAGCTCGCGCCGGGAGGTCCGGCGTCCTTCATCAGATTGACGTAGGTCGTGAGCGTCGTCTTCCATTCCGGCGAGTTGAACTGCGGCTCCCACTTCTCATCGAACCAACGCGCGCCGTAGGAGTTCGACATGGCGGTCAGAAACGCCATGTTCTCGCCCCAGCCGGCCTTGCCGCGCAGGCAGATGCCGTAGACGCCGGCGCTCTTGTCGGTGACCTTCTTAGCGGCATCGATCACGAAATCCCACGTCGGCTTTTCCGGCATCTTCAGGCCGGCCTTCTCGAACAGGTCGGTGCGATACATCACCATCGAGCTCTCGCCGTAGAACGGTGCGGCATAGAGCTTGCCGTCGACAGAGACCGCATCCCTGATCTTCGGTAGCAGGTCGGCCACGTCGTAGTCAGCGCCGAGATTGGCGAGCGGCACCAGCCAGCCCTTCTTGGCCCAGATCGGGACCTCGTAGGTGCCGATGGTGAGGACGTCGAACTGACCGCCCTTGGTGGCGATGTCGGTGGTGACGCGCTGGCGCAGCACGTTCTCCTCCAGCGTGACCCACTTCACGGTGATGTCGGGGTTCTTCGCGGTGAACTCGCTCGTCAGCCCCTGCATCCGGATCATGTCACTGTTGTTGACGGTGGCGATCGTCAGGGTCGTTTCGGCCATCGAGGGAACGGAAAACAGCAGTGCAGACACGCCGCAGACGGCGCCTAGGACTTTTTTCACGGTGACCTCCCTAAACTCGCGTTTTGAGCATATGCCCACGCGTTGGGCGTATGTTCAACCCAAGGCCGGAGCTTTGTCAAGCAGGCGCGCGCGCCCTCCCCTCAATTCAGGGTGGTGCAGTGCAAGAAAGATCCGTGGAAATGCGCCGCGACGCCGGGGGGAGTTCAGCGATCGAGGATCGCGCGCGCGGTTGCTTCGTCGGTGATCAAGCCGTTGATCAGGCGGCCATTCAGCGCGGCCGCGATCGCAGACACCTTAGCCGCACCGACCGCCGCCCCGATCGTCGTGGTCTTGACCGGCACCTCGGGCGGGATGCTGGTGAGGCGCTTGTTGGTGCCGCCCTTGAGCAGGCGTCCCTTGGCATCATAGGCCCAGCCGGTGATCTCACCGATGGCGCCCAGCCGCATCATCTCGAACAGTTCGTCGCGGGTGACGAAGCCGTCGACGTGGACCTGCGCCTTCTGGTCCATCTGGCCGATGCCGACGAGCCTCAAGTCGGCTTTGGTCGCGATCGCCTTCACCTTCGCGATCGGCTCGATCCGGCCCATCTTGTTGCGCTCGTCCTCCGAGGACATCAGGAACGGCAGCGGCATCGGATAGTGCCGCGCGCCGGTGCGGTCGGCGAGCCGGCCGACGGTGTCATAGAAGCTCGCCGAGCCGTCCGCGGAGATGTTGCCGACCAGAGAGACGATCTGGTGATTCGGCCGCTCGATCGGGGTGACGCGCTCGACCGCCGCGCGCACCGCGCGCCCGGTCCCGAGCGCGACGATGACGGGCGTTTCGGAGCGCAGGGTCGAGTCCAGGAGGTTGGCGCAGCGCTCGGCAATCCCAGCGGTCGCCTGCGGCGCTGCGGGATCGGTCGGCACCACCTCGCAATGGGCGAGCTCGAAACGCTCCTTCAGCCGCGAGGCCAATTCCATGCAGGCGGCGATGGGATGTTCGAGCCGGAACGTGATCAGGCGCTCGGCAAGGCACAGCGAGACCAGCCGCTGCGCCGAGGCACGCGAGACCTGGAGCATCTTGGCGATCTCGTCCTGCGTGTGCCCGGCAATGAAGTAGAGCCAGCCGGCGCGCGCGGCATCGTCGAGCCTTGATTTCTCGTTCTCCACCGCCATGGCCGGCGTCACGCGTCCTTCCAGAAATCGCCCATTTGCGCGAAGACCCGATCGGCTCCGGCGGCGGTCAATATAGCGCGGCCGTCGCGGGCGCGATAATGGCTGCCGCCGACAAATCCCCAGACCGTCATGCCGGCAGCCTTGGCCGCCTGCACGCCGCTGACGCTGTCCTCGATCACCAGCGCGCGCGCTGGATCGGTGCGCATCTTCTCCGCGGCATAGAGGAAGAGGTCGGGCGCCGGCTTGCCGCGTCTCACCATCTGCGCCGTGTAGAGCCGGTCGCCGAAATGCGGCTTGAGGCCGGTGACATCGAGCGAAAGCGAGACGCGATCGAGGTCGCTCGACGAGGCGACGCAAAACGGCCTGTTCAACTCCGATACCACCGCGCCGATCCCGGGGATCGGCTGGAGTGCACCCGCGAAGGTGCTCAGCACCTTCGACTTGAAGCGAGGCAAGAAGCCATCCGGCACGACCTGCCCGAGATCGCGGTAATGCTGCTCGATCGCCTTCGTGCTACGTCCGAGGAACAGCTCGAGTGCCTGCTGCTCGCTGAGCGCGATGCCGAATTCGGACAGCACCTCGGAGAGGCAGCGGCAACTCAAGAGCTCGCTGTCCACGAGCACGCCATCGCAGTCGAAAATGATCAGGTCTGGCTTTGAGCGGCCGTTCTCCATCCAGCCATTCGATCATATACCCATGCTATGAGCAATAGCTCAGCCGGGAACACGCCGTCGCGAGCTTATCCGCGCCCTTAATGCGCCACCTGCCGGTAGATCGCAGGCAACGCCGCGGGCAGCCGGCGGATGTTGCCGACGATCGCGTAACCGCCGCGCCCGAACAGGGTCGGAAAATAGGATTGCGCCGTCGCATCGACCGTCACGCCGAACACCGCAATGCCAAGCCGGCGCGCCTCCTGCACGGATTTGCGCGTGTCTTCGATCGCAAAGCGCCCCTCATAGTGATCGACATCGTTCGGCTTGCCGTCGGTCAGGACGAGCAGCAGCTTCTTGCGCTGCGGTTGGCGGGCGAGCCCGGCCGCGGCGTGACGCACTGCCGCGCCAATGCGCGTATAGTAACCGGGCTTCAGCGCGCCGATGCGGCGCTCGACTGCCCCGCTCATCGGCTCGCCGAACGCCTTGACCGTCTCGAGCCGTACCCAGGAGCGCCGTCGCGAGGTGAAGGTCAGGATGCAGTGTTGATCGCCGCAGGCCGAAAGCCCATGCGCGAGCACCAGAAGTGCTTCCTTCTCGACGTCGAGCACGCGGTGACCATCGACCCACGCATCCGTCGATAGCGAGACATCGACCAGCAGCGTGACGGCGAGATCATGGCCCTGCGGCCGCATCGCCACATGGACGCGATCGAGCGCACCGCTGCCGGCGCGAAGGTCGCAACGCGCTCGCACCAGCGCGTCGAGATCGAAGTCGTGTCCGTCGGCTTGCGCGCGCATCAATTCGCGGCGCGGCCGCAACGCTTCGAACCGGCGCCGCACCTGGCGGATGCGGCGGCGCATGGTCTCATCCGGTGCCCAGTTATCGCCGGTCTCGGACGCCGCAGCGGCAAGCACGCGGCAATGATCGGGCAGATAGGTTCCGCTACGATAATCCCACTCAGGATAGGTGAGGTCCGCGTTCAGCGGCGACGCGTCGAGGGCTTCCGGCGGCAGGTCGAGATCGAATTTGAGCCGGGTTGCGGGCTTGCCGCTGCGGCGGCCGAGCGTGATCTCATCGAGATCGTCAGCCGCCTTCTGCGCGTCCTCGTCCTCACTGTCGTCGGCGGGACGATCGACATTGACCATCTCGGCCATTGCGAGGATCTTCTCGAAGCGGTTGAGCACGAAGGGATCGCGGCGGCTCGCATCCGCATCGCGCTCGCGGACAGCGAAGCGCTTGCGATCGTCCGCTGGCGCAGGTTCTGCGCCCTGTGCGTTCTCATCGTCGTTTGCGCCCGCGGACGAGAGCCCGCGCGTCCAGCAATCGCCCCACAGCGAGCACGGCAGAATGCAGCGATATCCGGGCGGCGCCCTTGCCGGCAGCGTGCCGGTGCCGGCCATGGCCTTCCACAAATTGCCTGAAGGTGGCTTGCCCGCGCCGAGCAAGGCAAGAACG
This region of Bradyrhizobium sp. CCGUVB1N3 genomic DNA includes:
- a CDS encoding carbohydrate ABC transporter permease, coding for MATKQTQFLARSLLTPAVGLLFIWMIVPLALTLYFSTLHYSLLDPGSERFVGLENFRYFLTDPAFLASLKNTLVLVGSVLALTILLGIPLAMLLDQPVIGRNFVRLMVIAPFFVMPTVSALVWKNLLMHPVSGLFAWITTRFGLTPIDWFNDVPMFAIILIVAWQWLPFATLILLTALQSLDEEQKEAAEMDGASGVSTFIYITLPHLARPITVVILIETIFLLTVFAEIFVTTGGGPGLQTTNIAFLIYSQALIQFDVGSASAGGLVAVVIANIVAFFLVRIVGRNLEA
- a CDS encoding SDR family NAD(P)-dependent oxidoreductase, yielding MYLEKFKLNGKSAIITGGGQGIGLACAEALAEAGAKVIIADRDGKVAQAAQAGLKAKGYDTETVVMDVTDTRRVAEVANELVARHGKVDILVNNAGIARSETPAETVTDEHWLNVIDVNLNGTFWCCREFGKHMLKAKAGTIVNVGSMSGFIVNKPQEQSFYNASKAAVHHLTKSLAAEWGARGIRVNAVAPTYIETPLNAFVKSNPRMYDAWIGGTPMARMGQVEEIASVVLFLSSEAASLMTGSIVLVDGGYTCW
- a CDS encoding carbohydrate kinase, with translation MLLSCGDALIDFVPTRAADGREAVMPAVGGSCLNVAIGMARLGAPSGFVGGLSTDMFGQMIAAHAEASNVELRYATRSDHQTTLAFVRIVAGESHYAFYDAETATRNWTYRRGSIPFETIEAVHIGSTTLVNDTGAAETKALIADARASSTISFDPNCRPNLVKDKPSYVARMGEFAANADIVRMSDVDFTYLYGDEPYQQKADALLGQGPSLVVITRGIDGAVAWHKTAGKIEVAAPKVAVADTIGAGDSFQAALLFALHKQGRLRRQQLEDISADELRRALSFAANCAGFTCTRPGADPPRLSEINWRW
- a CDS encoding FGGY-family carbohydrate kinase; translated protein: MPQAYIGVDVGTTSTRAGVFDEAGNLLATARHPIRIWHEAGDIVEQSSSDIWDACSKSVRAAMAEAGIAPDTVRGIGFDATCSLVVLGKDGEPVTVSASGDSQRNVIVWMDHRATTEARLINETQDDVLRYVGGSISPEMEMPKLLWLKRHLRPSFDAAGHFFDLADYLTWRATGSLQRSTCTVTCKWNYLAHDGGGWSAPFFQRIGLSDLVAEKYARIGTEIVAPGTRLGSGLTRAAAADLGLAVGTPVGASLIDAHAGGVGAIGGRDGSGGTADVCDRLAYIMGTSACIMATTTEPCFVPGVWGPYYSGMVPNFWLNEGGQSAAGAAIDHLLRSHAGYAEASTAARKDGLDIIDFLEKRIIARAGDVSRAALLARDIHVLPEFIGNRSPYADPDTRAVIAGLDLDTDIGAMERVFVAGLCGLAYGLAEVIEAFAAHGVHSSIMIMGGGASRSPLVRQIMADTTGLTVALPQTREPVLLGAAMLGAVAGGAFASIGETMAKMSALGRLSEPTAPGMAGFHSRKRDVYKLLRDVDRGSREAMAGFELTLSGQGLK
- a CDS encoding carbohydrate ABC transporter permease — encoded protein: MARMATTRQVAVSTAAAWLCGFLIFFPILWMILASFKTELEAFAIPPSFLFFHWTLENYVTVQERSDYIHHALNSIIIAGGSTLIALLIAIPAAWSMAFSPTKRTKDILLWMLSTKMMPPVGVLVPIYLIYKTFGLLDSRIGLVFILCLGNLPIVIWMLFTYFKEIPRDILEAARMDGATVGRELVYVLTPMAIPGLASTMLLNFILAWNEAFWTLNLSTLEAAPLTVFIASYSSPEGLFWAKLSAASTLAIAPILVLGWFSQKQLVRGLTFGAVK
- a CDS encoding ABC transporter ATP-binding protein is translated as MGQITLQGVQKAFGPVHIIKGADLDIADGSFVVFVGPSGCGKTTLLRLIAGLEDVTDGRILIDGKNVVAVPPAKRGLSMVFQSYALYPHMSVRGNIGFGLKMAGLAKDEINRKVEAAAATLNLSPYLERKPRELSGGQRQRVAIGRAIVREPKAFLFDEPLSNLDAALRVQMRIEVTRLQKQLGTTAIYVTHDQVEAMTMADKIVVLNGGKIEQYGSPLELYEKPANLFVAGFIGSPKMNLVTGESALQRGAFTIGVRPEHLKIERDGGGGWPGTIAVAEHLGSDTFLYVDAGQLGMLTARYIGELSLSAGDRVSLVPDPARIHRFNEGGNAIRG
- a CDS encoding amidase produces the protein MNGDLCLLSAVDLRDLIVRKQASPVEITRAVLARAEALQPKLNCFITLCADEALVQAREAERKVMAGEPLGLLHGIPVTIKDIVNTKGVKTTFGAVPYKDNVPEEDAVAVARLRAHGAILIGKTTTPEFGSKCLTDSPLFGRTRNAWSAERSSGGSSGGAAVAVASGIAPLAIATDGGGSTRIPAACNGVVGLKQSNGVIPHSQVQDAFGNQTYVTPTTRTVADTALMMQAMAGEDPCDPWSIGIPVPDFMDTPAPRGDLRGQKIMYCLSPPGRPVSADVASAFKASLDRLAGLGAELEEFSGEGFDIEPIWRAINHTVWRTRFSKLAADHKDELSEAFLKQLALATKVSGVDYQEAMFARTALFRRVQSLLTRGHLLAMPTLTRTALPIDQDLFGTIEIDGRSFDSVRPHWFPWTMLFNMTGHPAISLPCGFGRDGLPIGLQLVGRFRGDAELLRVSALFEASHDVLSRRPG
- a CDS encoding LysR family transcriptional regulator, which encodes MDLRRLRYFVAVAEERSVGKAAERLRMAQPPLSVQIRKLEAELGTPLFHRGTRGMDLTEAGLALLSRASEALALAAEGIEAARAVAAGRRGRLAVGYMFVLANAVLPRLVPELRRSLPGVDLDFVELSASTRESMLLDRTVAAALCMPAIRHPEIQASQIGSQRLMLAVPARSPLARLAAVPVTRLQGRPLIALPRPDEEPTSSAVAALLRRHQVVMPIASRVETVHSALSLVLAGEGVAILPACAQLASPRGIVFRPFVDAADAIEIAVCWRRDSLSPLIRSFVKCAEKVVARI